Proteins co-encoded in one Bradyrhizobium sp. 170 genomic window:
- a CDS encoding cold-shock protein, producing the protein MATGTVKWFNATKGYGFIQPDNGGKDVFVHISAVEKAGLSNLNEGAKVSYEEMSTRGKTSAENLRVG; encoded by the coding sequence GTGGCGACAGGTACGGTAAAGTGGTTCAACGCGACTAAGGGATATGGGTTTATTCAACCTGACAACGGCGGCAAGGATGTCTTCGTGCACATCTCGGCCGTTGAAAAAGCGGGCCTGAGCAACCTTAATGAGGGCGCCAAGGTGAGCTACGAAGAAATGAGCACCCGGGGCAAAACGTCTGCGGAAAATCTAAGGGTCGGATGA
- a CDS encoding IS701 family transposase → MIRMSWTRAASVEETLALWAASLREIKKRIRPLFTQERVATNAGMFLEGLLGDEQRKTGWMRAEAAGDPGPWRQQAILGRGDWDADALRDIVRDYVIEHLADDDAVLVIDETGFLKQGKASCGVARQYTGSAGKITNCQIGVFATYVSRHGHAFIDRALYLPKEWTDDPDRLEAAYVPADVGFATKPKLATRMIARAIAASVPFKWVAGDTVYGVGNIEQQLRRAGKGYVLGVSSAHVFRSWGKRPPVAGTAADLARTRRSSDWKRLSAGAGTKGPRLHDWCYLELADLEAEQFNGANDGLWTRGLLIRRRIADDDLAFFTTWCPAGTAIETLVAVEGHRWAIEDSFETAKNEFGLDHNESRSWHGWHRHVSLVMLAFAMMAAIRHRANPPPPKKTKRRPPAKAKA, encoded by the coding sequence ATGATTCGGATGTCGTGGACGCGGGCCGCGTCGGTTGAGGAGACGCTTGCGTTGTGGGCGGCGTCGCTTCGAGAGATCAAGAAACGGATACGTCCGCTGTTCACGCAAGAGCGTGTTGCGACGAATGCAGGCATGTTCCTGGAAGGTCTGCTCGGAGATGAGCAGCGCAAGACCGGCTGGATGCGTGCGGAGGCGGCTGGCGATCCTGGCCCATGGCGACAGCAGGCAATTCTTGGTCGTGGGGATTGGGACGCTGATGCCCTGCGCGACATCGTGCGCGACTATGTCATCGAGCATTTGGCGGATGACGATGCGGTGCTGGTGATCGACGAGACCGGCTTTCTCAAACAGGGCAAAGCGTCATGCGGCGTGGCACGGCAATACACCGGTTCGGCAGGAAAGATCACGAACTGCCAGATCGGCGTCTTCGCCACCTATGTTTCGCGTCATGGCCACGCGTTCATCGATCGCGCGTTGTATCTTCCGAAGGAATGGACCGACGATCCAGATCGGCTGGAAGCCGCATATGTGCCTGCCGATGTCGGCTTTGCGACCAAACCAAAGCTTGCGACGCGAATGATCGCACGCGCGATAGCCGCGTCTGTACCATTCAAGTGGGTTGCCGGTGATACCGTCTACGGTGTTGGCAACATCGAACAGCAACTACGTCGGGCAGGCAAAGGCTACGTGCTCGGGGTCAGCAGCGCTCATGTGTTTCGATCCTGGGGCAAGCGACCGCCGGTCGCCGGTACGGCTGCGGACCTCGCCCGGACGCGGCGCTCATCCGACTGGAAGCGCCTGTCGGCGGGAGCCGGAACCAAAGGACCGCGGCTGCACGATTGGTGTTATCTCGAATTGGCCGATCTCGAGGCCGAGCAGTTCAACGGTGCAAATGACGGTTTGTGGACACGCGGTCTACTGATCCGTCGTCGCATCGCCGATGATGACCTCGCCTTCTTCACCACCTGGTGCCCAGCGGGAACAGCCATTGAAACGCTGGTCGCGGTCGAAGGCCATCGATGGGCGATCGAGGACAGCTTCGAGACCGCGAAAAACGAGTTCGGGCTCGATCACAACGAGAGCAGATCCTGGCATGGCTGGCACCGTCATGTGTCCTTGGTGATGCTCGCCTTCGCCATGATGGCCGCGATCCGACATCGCGCTAATCCGCCACCGCCCAAAAAAACGAAACGGCGCCCCCCGGCAAAAGCCAAAGCATAA